The genome window tttttacataaactggtaaaaaaaaaattaaaagccgGCATTTTATCAGGAAAAGTCAGAAGCGGTCGATCCAAGCAGGCACTATGTTCATAGTCTATATATGGTAAATGTGAAAAATTCACTTGCAAAATGATAGAGGAATAACTTTTAGAAACAATGAAGTTATGTATTTGGATTTAATTTATTGCTTATTCACATGAATATGTGACACTTACATATCTACATAAAATCTCACTCTTAACCGGTGTATTAAAAGTCAGATTAATCGATGTTCAGACAGAAAACGTCTCCATTAATCGTTAATTGATAAGaaattgttttttgaaaaattcgataaaatcggtcaaaattcgttcaattataaaaaattattttttatttcttattaaaatttattagttttaattttataaaagattcaaaaaataattaaaattaaaaaataccaaaattattcaattataattttatcgatTATGAAAAATTGTCCTTAAAAATATCGATTATGATTATGTtgatatacaattttttattaaattatgtcatgtaattatgtaaaatacttaaaaatatatattttttgtttgtgccaatatatatacatgtgtgtgcTTTAACTAGGGATGTTCGATCATAAGATTATGGGCGTATAAATTTTACGAAGATTATGGGTCATTTATGTAAActtaaaaaagtattttttttgcttacaataaagaagtggactaaaagtgagaaaatgagaagtaaattaaaagttatatgtgattaaattatttgagaaaGAAATAAAAGTCATGACACAAAAACTAagattctcaattttttataaatatttcgaTTTTTTACATATACAAACGGATCAAAAATAGTAAAAACCGTTATTAACTCGCTAACAGACGCTACCTCTATTCTGCTTTTTCGACACTCggacttagagcaagtccaagagatgccctATCTCATGTCCTAAATTATTGTTTAGGGCATTTGCTGGAAAAagttgctccaacaatgtcctagtgatgccttatatcactaggacaacattctcaagccctatttttgaggcacctctctccttgccctataacatattttattataaaatcacatcaacactcactttctctctctatttttatattatgctttaatgatggaagagagtctttaataataaaatattaaacatcttgtaagaataaggcacattgttggagttcaagcTGGCAAAGTATGTCCTAAAATACTaatacatgatattttatattatatttagggcatCAACTAAGACACCCTTGGACTTGCTTTATAATAACAAACAGTATTTTCTTTGATAATGGTGTCATCTTCGGGCGTGTGTCCTCGAGCCTGTTTGTCCCGGATTACGTaatgttgattctaattttaaactgaaaaatatttgtttgtgtaaaaagttggAAGTCAGTTTAAAGTCTCAAATAAGTCAGAAACTGACTtagccagaagttagtttgaagtATTATTTTCAgtgacttcatttttttttaaacctttttttgataaaaattattcataagaTATAAGTtatccataaatcatttttacttttattattacatttttaatgattcataaatttttaataaactaaATTTACCCAATAGACATTTTAATCTCACACCTTATCACATAAGTCATGTTAAGGCCATAAGTCACAAACTCACCAAACGAGCTCGTGATCAACTTCATTTAAGTTTTTTGTTATGTGGGTAGAGATTTAATTActatattaaactaatatattctatttataacaatccaaatattaataacataccatttttaaattatagccaaccaatatagtcaataccatcgaagcacaaTGTTCTACAGGtgcaaattttaaataacattttatatgtccaatttagccaacaattcTAGCCAACTCCATTGAAAATGCTCAAGTGAATACATGCGCAATTTACCAGACTTATTTATGAGTAAGCCTGCATACCACAAATTTTATtcccatatttttttttaaaattattttgctaATTTTAGTTGGGTCATTTATCTGCATACAACGGTTCATAATATTATTATGAGTGGAAGTGGAATCGATCATATAATGCCAACCAAATGtgggaaaaaaatttataaatatttttgggtATTCCGTCCCAAATctttagttttattttacttttttgcaatcaaatatataaaatttcgggATAGTTAAATCATCTCTTACTAGTTGAAGtttgtgaaattttattatttattataattataattataatttcttattatttgattatattatcaTCTTCTTAgtatatttatacacacttctttttaaatataaaactttctaTTCTTGAAATTTGATCATACTATAGATCTTAATTTTTACTAAAAATCTTATTCCCAAGTACATGTTATGATATGAATTTATTTCAGAatcatatgttttattttaataaaatcattatgtcctttatgatttctaaaaaatgaaaaaatatattttacaacgGGCTTGTACGGTCTTTaatcattaattaaatttacaaaattaatttatatttattttataattttaataggcAAATGTTACCAAAGAAGAATCCCAAAAATTCTGTGTCATCCCACAATTCCTAAGTACCGAGTGGACAACAGTTAAAtgaagaatttcagatttccgGTATGGCATACAGCATCCTTTTTCCAAATAGTGCAGTCGATGAATGTGGACACCGAATTGCTAAAGTTCTCAAACACTGACTTCATATTTAGTTGAGAGAAGAGATTTAGAAATGGGTTACAAGATTCTTTTTACAGTCCTAATGGCTTCATAATTGGGGTTAGGGCGAACATATTTAATAGACCACAAGTCATACCTACACGAAAACCTAATATTACAGACATGTTTCAAATTACACTTCCACTTTCtaataatcacataatttaagaaaaacGGATTTTGATAGAAGAGAGttgtattaatttattaattgaacataatatgtggtatggttgatcaattaagtttggacATGGGAGCCTGAAATCTCACGGGTGATATGACGTTAGATAAGAATGCTTGGAGACGGCTtattagagtagttgagactCGGTCTCGTGGTTTACAGAGATTATGAGTATTATGGTTTATGCTTTAAGGGTAAGGTTCAGCTCAGACATTGACAGATGCATTAGACAGGAGGTTTGGAATACTGTGGAGCTCTGTTTTGAAGACAAAGCTCGGATCATTTATTGCCAGCTGTATTTACGATAAAGGTAGGTCTCATGTGTCAAGAATCATTGGCCAAGGTACTATTTACATATATCTCACGTAATACTTTGTCTTGCACTAAGCCGGTGTTCTTCACAGAAACAGCTTTCTTATTCCTCAGCGCATggtctgcgtacatcttaccctccccagaccctgctctaagcgggatatactgggtatgtttggtttggtttatgtGGTATGGATGATCATAGAAATATGAATTAGCAATATGTGAATGAGAGTTGATTCTGGAAATTTATTATATTGAAAGTTGAGGTAGAAAAGTATTTTAGAACaatattttttcttctaaaatgGACATATATTTTGAAAGGGAGGGATATAATCTACCACATACCATTGCAGATCGCATCCATTGGCATGCTAGCTATTCCCATTTCTGAACTGGACTGCATTGGTTACCTTCATTCCTCCTTGTCCTCAACCTAGTCTCCCTTAAAAtatacatttaatattttacattatAGGCATCACACTCAAAAACCAATTCCTTCTTCATTAATGTCAGCGAGTGCTCCTTCCTTCATGATGAAGCACTCTCGGTGCATTAATATCACAATCATCGTACACATAACAGGTCTTCACAGGACGAGAAAACATCATGAGTGTGACTGTGTGAGCATCAGGAAGTGGTACGAGAGACCGAGGGTGTCTGTTGTGCTAATCATGGCCTATATGAATGCGCAATTCTGCGCAACTCTTTTGCAAGTAGAAATCCCGGCATAATTATATGCAGTATTTCAGAATTAGAATTGATAAACATCAGTAGCACATCATCAACTGTTTGATTCCAGTAATATAAATTCCATCTATTTTAAATTGGCCGCTGTGTAGACAAAAAAAGAATGTAGATTAAAACATCAAAAAATATCCGGCAACTGGCATGATTAATAAAACATGTGATGTCTACCGTCAACCATGAGTTCAATATTCTGTCTTGTTTCTCATACTTTTTCACCCATGAAAAATTAGTAAAGAAACAATTGAAGTAGAGGATAATGGCTGATTTTTGGCAAGCCCGGCATATAGCATCCTCTTTGTAATAGAGTCCTCATAACCAAGAAAAGACACAAACACCCTCAGTTAATACAAATCATACACATTCAATACAAATTCTTACAAATTACTCTGGATATTAAAAGATTGCTCTGGAAATAACATTTCCCTCAATTAATAGTGATATTCAATATACCCCTGCACTCTATTACTAAGAATTAGGGGGAATGAACTATTTCCGTTATCCACACTTCCATAAACAGCtttctaaatatatatcatcatactaTCATTCAGTTATTCATCTCCCATTCAATTACGCTGATAAGTCTTGATTGTTTTCGTAGCACAAAAAACTCTCTCAACAGTAGCAATGATAGCGGGTAACACCAGAGCTAACTCAACCAGAAAATAAACCAAGAGATAAGCAATGTGGTGTGTCTTGACCATCATGACAGAAAGATTTCCTATACTTTGAAGTCCAGATTAATCTTTATCCGCTTCTTATCATctgattattaattaattaaggttAAATATGTATTGATATTATGTTTGGGCTGTTTCaagtattaatttattaaaaatgtggtattcattgaacttaactcttattacttaattttaattttaattttacttcATATGATATTTAAACTCCTAAAATCTTGTCTTCTACTATGAATTTAATACTCTTCCTTGTCAACGTAATTACTTTAGCCAAAAGAACGTAGATGAAAAAACCGATGATTCAAGTGTAGCGACATGCATAATGACACGGGGTACAAGCAAACAAATAAAGCAAATGAACAGAAAAATGCATATTCCAAAGAGAAGTACAATAGTTTAGATGAGTGCAGTCTCTTGTAACATGCCCGAGAGTGGACAGTTCAAGCATGCAAGAAGTCCACAACCATCACATTCCAGAAGAAAACAGAAGTAATCGAAAAAACTGAAGCACTGTGAACAAGTGTGTATGGACTTCTTTGTTGTAGGCATCTTCATAACTAATGCAAGTGTGTGTGGTTTATCCGCAATAATAACTTTAATTGTCCCTCCTAACTTGACATTGTTGAGCCCAAACCCGCAAGAATAGTGATAGGAATGTTCAGATTCACTGCAATGGTAGAGCAAATCTTGGTTGCTAACCCGTTCTTCACAGATTTCACAGTAGAATGCTCCCTCGTAGAAGAATGGAGGATATCTCAAGGTTAATGGGTGAGCATCATATCTGTGTTCCATCCTACTTGGTATTATTATACCACATATATGAATCTGGAAACTACTGCAGGTTTCACATCCATATTCCACCCCAACCTCATTTCGATACCTGGTTACACTGCAGGTAGAATTTGAAGCTGGACGCTGAACAAGGGAGTGATGCTTGTGAGATTTGTATTTTATTCTTGTTGGTAAGAATGCACAACGGATATCAACATAGATATCACAATCCTGACAGTGATAGTAGAATCCATTTGTCGGATAGTCGCACACTCCACAAACCacaatatcataaaatttatccTTCATCTGAAGCAAGAGAGAATGGTCAGGGTGAAAGTGCAATGCTCCTACAGGCAACTTCTGTGGCAATTTAGTCGCACAGAAGGAATGGAGAAAGAAACCGCACTGGATACAAGCGTAGTAAGAGGGATGGGAAACGGTTATTGGTTGAATACACCCGTTGCATATCAGCTCTTTCCTATCATCATCACTGTCGTCGCTGTCATTCTCAAATATACGAAACTGGAGCAGTTGTAATGGATGGATCTGGTGACTCCAATGTTTTTCTATGATGTGTGGATTATTAGATGTTAATGACGTAGTAACACTGatatcaccttcaccttcaaaGTTAAATTGGGACTTGCAACACTGAGTCACAATGAGATCAAATATTGATTCCTGGCTAGGCAGAGGAAATAGTACCAGATCAGGTTCATTGTCGATGTCATCTGCTTCATTCTCATTTCTGAAaacaagaaattaaaataaattcagAGATGATAACACATGAGCTCATGACAAGTTAGAGAAGAGATGATGTGAATAACaaagtaaaaactaaaaataaattaaaaggtACTTACACCATGGATATTGTGGATGTAGAACATTTCATGTGCACAAAATATGTGCACTTGTGGCAATAATACACCCAGCAGCTGGGGTAAACAAATTCACGGCAGATACCACAGTATTGGTGAAAGAAGAGATGAATGTCAGGAACAGAGTAGACGAGAGTGAGAGGGTGATGGTGATAAGAAGGAGATGGAATAGTAAAGGGGGAAAAGGCACAGGTCTTGTGAATCCAGAACTCACAGGTGGTGCAAACATATGAAGAGTCATTAGCTTTCTCCTGACAGGCATCACATTCAAAAAAGGCTTCCTTGCTCATTAATGTCAGCGCATGCTccttgtgtccttgatgatgaAGCACCCTCTGTTCCAAAccacaaaacacacacaaatcAAAGTTACAATCAACACATGCATAAGAGACCTTTATATCACGACGACAAATATCACAGGTGCAACCATCAGGGCGTGGTTGGAGAgaaagaggatggatggtgtgTTTGTGGTGGTTTATTTGCTTTGGGAATTCTGCACAACTCTTATGCAAGTAGAAATTTTGACAATTAACATGATCATGACGGCTAACGCAGGTATATGTAGGAGAGCCTAGAACTCGTTTGGTGCAAATAATGCAAGCAGCATCCTCTGCAAAAATAAAATCCTCTTGTAAACTTAATGAATGCTCATGTAGATAAACTGATATGGGTAATTCTGAACAAGTCATGTGCAGGTATAAACTTCGAAGATCATTGTGTCTGGTACAGAAATATATATCAGAACCTTGAGCTGGTTTGTTGCACGTATGGCATATATTATCTTCTGTCTTAACGGTACACTCTACGAATGTGTACCCCGAATTGCTGAAGAACTCCAACACTGAAATCATTTTTGGCTGAGAGGAGAGATTTAAAGATGGGTTTCaaaagtgacaaaaaaaaatgaatgggtTTCAAGATTCTTGCAGTCTTAATGGCCGGATAATTTGGTGTTTAGGGTCGAACATATTTATAAAAGCACAGCCGAAATAAACAAATTCTTTGTTTATTTCTTGGAGCGAACACCGGAGTAAATTCTGGATCAAGGCATGTGTGGATTAACGTTATACCACATGCTAATCCCATTTCTTAACTGAACTGCATAGTCAACTGTCTTCTTTCCTCCTTGTCTTCAGTTGGATTGATTATGCTATaagattaatttttgtttacaaAAACAATCTTATATGTATGTATGGCATGCAGCAATCAGCATCCTCTTCGAATATAAAATTCTCatgtaattttgtaaataaaccAATTGGGTGATTCTGCACAAGTCTTGTGCAAGTACAACTTTGAATTTCATTATGCCTGGTGCAAACATAAGCAACAGAGCCTTCGGCTAATTTATTGTATGATGGAATTTAGCACTGTTTCTGATAATTTGGGTGAAAGACTCCAACACTGATTTTGCCAGgcttaaaaaatttattgtatgATGGAATTTAGCACTGTTTCTGATAATTTGGGTGAAAGACTCCAACACTGATTTTGCCAGGCTTAAAAAACCGGCTTGTaggtttataagttaaaagcacttattcgtaccgtttgtgtaaaatgtcaagaagtacttataagaagttgagaatattGTGCCTGTTTGTATTGCAGAATCAACTTCTACTTTtagcttctgcttttcttgattcGTTTGTCTGAATAAGTAGAAGCGCTATTAAGAAATTGAAAATGCTAGCTTCCCTTTCACagcttctattttttttccaaatactttattaatttatttactcctcacttctacttcacttcttttctttttttttttgccacgctacttcacttctttaatttaagcaataaggcacttcttttaagttaaacCAAACAGCCCCGACATGCTTTTGTTTaatgacttctacttctttctcaaacaatttaatcacaTATAAGTTTTAACTTACTTTTAatttctaatccacttctttactttaaccaagaaacacttattttaaactcatccagACGGCCCCTAATTCTTAGGGTCTTGATGTTTGGATAATGTGGTGCTTGAAGTTTTGACATATAAattcttttttaaattgattcCTAACCTTGTTTAAAGAAAAATCGATACCTAATCCTCTTTACAGATGGTGCCAGATCATTTAATTAAACTACTGCTTACTTTGTCTTTGGCTTCTGGACATATTAGACGACTACACGGTCTACACGAATTATTGGGAGTCATTTTGTGTTTTTAGAACATCTCCAAaaggctcttcatttaggcttctaacttgagatttgaggacggagaggaaaaatgttgctccaagagactcttaaatgactcttaaatcactaagagactcttgtttctctctcctctctcctcaaagttaagagccaccacattgctcctaacttattttttcacagtaaaaaaatcatttcctccaattcacctccatctttccatctcttttgttatagtagagcccaatatatgaataaaatatgaaatagagaagagatgtagagagtattgttggagtttacactcttaactttgtcctaaattgctaagaaccacatattttatattatatttaggagccaacaaggaggctcttggagatgctcttagtctCTATATATTTCTGATAATTTACTGAATAATTTACGCTTTTCACCCATAAGTTTAAGCGCATTTTTTGATttagttttaaataaaataatattatttttccaaTACGCACCCAACTGTTTGAAAAGCACTTTGATCTACACCTCTTTTATCATCTTCCATTaagttgaccgttaaagttaacagtcTTTGCACAGTTTAAATactttttcatatatattttccggagctgaaaaaggaattagTAGTCCTAGCCCATGATTTAATCGTAAAGCCCTTTATTTCTCATCGAATATTTTGATAAACAACATTTCTAACAAAGGAATTGGTAGGCCTAACCATGATTGAATTCGCAAGCCATGATTGAATTAAATGCGGAGTTTATCAATGTGATATTCTGCACACCATCTTCATTCGCATCTTTTCCTAAACTTCCAATGCTGTAATCGTAGAAATGGCCATCAATCGACTTTAAAAGGTAGAAGATTATTGTTTTTGCAAAATGTAAAATGTAACAACTAGTATGGCGGCTTGCCATATATTATAAGTTTCTAAACTATGTCATATAGACTAGTAGATATTATGTCAGAGCAAAAAGTATTTGCTACTTCAAAAAATAAAGAAGGAATCACCTGATACCGTGTCCACATATTTCTAGTAGCAGGACCAATTGACACACAATCATCACCAGTTTTGATGGTAGTTCCGGCAATAGTAACTCCTGTTGAAGTCTGAAAGTGAAGTTCCGGCACCGAActcgccccatttttaaccctaattGTTTAATATATGCGTGCAATGGAGATCCCAAAACATCTGATTTTTATAAAAGTGCAATCTGTCCCGACTCGCGTGAGAGTTTTTGGGCACATTTCAAGCATGCCAGAAATCCACAACCATCACATTCGAGAATAAAACAGAGGTTATAGTAAAAACCTGAGCAGAGGGAACAAGTGTATGTAGACTTCTTTCTTGTAGGCCTCTTCGAAACTAATGCAAGTGTGTGTGGTTTACCTTGAATAAAAACTTTAATGGTCCCTCCTAACTTGATATTGCTGACCAAAAACCCGCAATAATAGTGATAAGAATGTTCAGATTCTCTGCAATGGTAGAGCAACTCCTGGTTGTTAACTCGTTCTTCACAGATTTCACAGTAGAATGCTCCCTCGAAGAAGAATGGTGGAATTTTCAAGGTTAAGGGGTGAACATCATATTTGTGTTCCATCTTACTTGGTACAATTGCACAAGATATATGGATCTGGAAATTACTGCAGGTTTCACAGGCATATTCCATCCCAACTTTATTTTTATACCTGGTTACACTGCAGGTTGAATTCGAAGATGGCCGCTGAACAAGGGAGTGATGCTTGTGAGATTTGTATTTTATTCTGGCCGGTAAGAATGCACAACGGATGTCAACACAGATATCACAATCCTGACAGTGATAGTAGAATCCATTTGTCGAATATTTGCAAACACCACAACTCacaatatcataaaatttatccTTCATCTGAAGTAAGAGAGAATGTTCGGGGTGAACATGCAATGCTCCTACAGGCAAATTTTGTGGCAACTTAGTTGCACAGAGGGAATGGAGAAAGAAGCCGCACTGGATACAAGCGTAGTAAGAGGGATAGGAAACGGTTATAGGTTGAACACAGCCATTGCATATCAGCCCTCTCCTATCATCATCACTGTCGTCGCTATCATCCTCATAGATAGTAAACTGGAGCTGTTGTAATGGATGGATCTCGTGACTCCAATGTTTTTCAATAACGTGTGGATCACTAGATGTTATTGACATGATTTCACCTTTACCTTTAAAGTTGTCTTCGGACTCGCAACACCGAGTCACAAGGAGGTCAAATATTGATTCCTGGCTAGGCAGAGGAAACAGTACCAGATCAGGTTGATTATCGACGTCATCATCTGCTTCAATTTCAGTTCTGAAAAcaacaaatcaaaattaattcaGAGATGATAAAACGTGAACTCATGGgaacttaaaaaaaaaccaatatAACAAACTAAAAACATTTAAGGGTACTCACACCATAGATATTGTGGATGTAGAACATTTCATGTGCACAAAATATGTGCACTTGTGGCAATAATACACCCAGTAGCTGGGGCAAACATATCTGCGGCAGATACCACAGTATTGGGAAAAGAAGAGATGAATGTCAGGAACAGAGTAGACTAGAGCTAGAGGGTGATTGTGATAAGTAGGCGATGGAATAATCAAGGGGGAATAGGCACAACTCTTGTGGATCCAGAACTCACAGGTTGTGCATACGTACGAAGAGTCTTTCGCTTCCTCCTGACAGGCATCACACTCAAAAAGGGATTCCTTGTTCATTAATGTCAGCGCGTGCTccttgtgtccttgatgatgaAGCACCCTCGGTTCCAAagcacaaaacacacacacatcaaAGTCACAATCAACACATGCATAAGAGACCTTTATATCACGACCACATATATCACAGGTGCAACCATCTGCAGAGCGTGGAAAGAGAGAAAGAGGATGGCTGGTGTGTTTATGGTGGTTTATTTGCTGTGGGAATTCTGCACAACTCTTATGCAAGTAGAAATTTTGACAATCAACACAGGTATATGTAGGAGAGCCTAGGACTcgttttttacaaatattgcaAGCAGCATTCTCTCCCAAAATAAAATCCTCTTGTAAACTTAATGAATGCTCATGTAGATAAACAGACATGGGCAATTCTGCACAACTTGACTTGTGCAGATAGAAACTTCGAAGATCATTGTGTCTAGAACAGAAATATACATGAGAGCCTTGAACTGATTTGTTGCACGTATGGTATATAACATCATCTCCGCTAGCAATACACACTACGAATATGTACCCGGATCTGCTGAAGAACTCTAACACTGAAATCATTTTTGATTGAGaggagaaatttttaaaaatgggTTTCAAGGTTCTTAGTGGCCTAACAATTTTGTTCCAGAGTTGAACTAAATTCGCATCCCTTCTATAATTTCATAGAGAGTAGGCCGGCTCAAGATATTCTGCCATCTGAAGCTAAATTCGACACTGAGgtcaataatattaaaatattttgtcagaaatatttaatattataaattcatcTTTCTTTATAGGAAGTGCTTAGGATCCTGAAATAAGTATCAATTCATATTTTTCTTACCGCCTGGAGGCATATGTTGAATAACGTAAGATCACATATAGTTGTTGCATATCACATTCACGTCACACCTTCCATTTGTAACCTTCCATTTGAATTAGTATACTTCGTTCTACCATGTCTATAATAATATCTTAGATACCTTTCACATCACATTTGCATTAATAAATTCATTCATTCATGTcctaataatcatataattgtaTCTTATCCTAATTAACACATGAAACACTAActaaaataaaagttaaaatatgTTGCGTACAAAATTGAGTACAAAatcttttataaaatgataaaaaatgatATGTGTTAAATTTTGATTAGAACGAAACcctatatttacataaataacatTAATTAAAATAGAGTAAACTTCAAAGTTGTGACCAAAGTTTACACTGATTATTAAAAAGTTGGCCAGAGTTTCAAATTCGCAAAAAGATGGCCAAACTTTGGTTCcgatttttaaaagtgtggctcccgaTAAATGTATTAACAGGAGCCTAACGGGAGTCACATTTTTTAAAAGCGGACCAAATTTCGGTcatttttttgagaatttggaatGAAGAAAAGGTTAAAAatgagttccaaattctcagaaaagtGGCCAAACTTTTGTCcgcttttcaaaaatattgctcctgttagtgacatttaacgggagccacacttttaaaaagtgaagtcaaagtttggccatcttttttaaaatttggaacTCTAGCcaatattttgaaaatcgaTGCAAACTTTGACCACAACTCTGAAACttattcattaaaatatttcatcTGAATTACATgtcattttattgaaaattttatgcaTGGCACTCTCGATCAAAACATGCACTACTCTTGTTATTATACCAAGTCTACTGAGTCCAGCCAAAACTAATTTAttgtgcatggtgcggtttggtgcggttccagacattaaccgttaccaaaccgatgaatgcggttcggttcggttcggttaatcatcattaaccgtaattaaaatggtttttcggttgcggttaaccattagtcggttgcggtttttttcggtttttccactattatttgctactcttgtgta of Daucus carota subsp. sativus chromosome 3, DH1 v3.0, whole genome shotgun sequence contains these proteins:
- the LOC108215267 gene encoding uncharacterized protein LOC108215267 isoform X1, whose amino-acid sequence is MISVLEFFSNSGYTFVECTVKTEDNICHTCNKPAQGSDIYFCTRHNDLRSLYLHMTCSELPISVYLHEHSLSLQEDFIFAEDAACIICTKRVLGSPTYTCVSRHDHVNCQNFYLHKSCAEFPKQINHHKHTIHPLSLQPRPDGCTCDICRRDIKVSYACVDCNFDLCVFCGLEQRVLHHQGHKEHALTLMSKEAFFECDACQEKANDSSYVCTTCEFWIHKTCAFSPFTIPSPSYHHHPLTLVYSVPDIHLFFHQYCGICREFVYPSCWVYYCHKCTYFVHMKCSTSTISMVNENEADDIDNEPDLVLFPLPSQESIFDLIVTQCCKSQFNFEGEGDISVTTSLTSNNPHIIEKHWSHQIHPLQLLQFRIFENDSDDSDDDRKELICNGCIQPITVSHPSYYACIQCGFFLHSFCATKLPQKLPVGALHFHPDHSLLLQMKDKFYDIVVCGVCDYPTNGFYYHCQDCDIYVDIRCAFLPTRIKYKSHKHHSLVQRPASNSTCSVTRYRNEVGVEYGCETCSSFQIHICGIIIPSRMEHRYDAHPLTLRYPPFFYEGAFYCEICEERVSNQDLLYHCSESEHSYHYSCGFGLNNVKLGGTIKVIIADKPHTLALVMKMPTTKKSIHTCSQCFSFFDYFCFLLECDGCGLLACLNCPLSGMLQETALI
- the LOC108215267 gene encoding uncharacterized protein LOC108215267 isoform X2; the protein is MISVLEFFSNSGYTFVECTVKTEDNICHTCNKPAQEDAACIICTKRVLGSPTYTCVSRHDHVNCQNFYLHKSCAEFPKQINHHKHTIHPLSLQPRPDGCTCDICRRDIKVSYACVDCNFDLCVFCGLEQRVLHHQGHKEHALTLMSKEAFFECDACQEKANDSSYVCTTCEFWIHKTCAFSPFTIPSPSYHHHPLTLVYSVPDIHLFFHQYCGICREFVYPSCWVYYCHKCTYFVHMKCSTSTISMVNENEADDIDNEPDLVLFPLPSQESIFDLIVTQCCKSQFNFEGEGDISVTTSLTSNNPHIIEKHWSHQIHPLQLLQFRIFENDSDDSDDDRKELICNGCIQPITVSHPSYYACIQCGFFLHSFCATKLPQKLPVGALHFHPDHSLLLQMKDKFYDIVVCGVCDYPTNGFYYHCQDCDIYVDIRCAFLPTRIKYKSHKHHSLVQRPASNSTCSVTRYRNEVGVEYGCETCSSFQIHICGIIIPSRMEHRYDAHPLTLRYPPFFYEGAFYCEICEERVSNQDLLYHCSESEHSYHYSCGFGLNNVKLGGTIKVIIADKPHTLALVMKMPTTKKSIHTCSQCFSFFDYFCFLLECDGCGLLACLNCPLSGMLQETALI
- the LOC108213565 gene encoding uncharacterized protein LOC108213565, which gives rise to MISVLEFFSRSGYIFVVCIASGDDVIYHTCNKSVQGSHVYFCSRHNDLRSFYLHKSSCAELPMSVYLHEHSLSLQEDFILGENAACNICKKRVLGSPTYTCVDCQNFYLHKSCAEFPQQINHHKHTSHPLSLFPRSADGCTCDICGRDIKVSYACVDCDFDVCVFCALEPRVLHHQGHKEHALTLMNKESLFECDACQEEAKDSSYVCTTCEFWIHKSCAYSPLIIPSPTYHNHPLALVYSVPDIHLFFSQYCGICRRYVCPSYWVYYCHKCTYFVHMKCSTSTISMVTEIEADDDVDNQPDLVLFPLPSQESIFDLLVTRCCESEDNFKGKGEIMSITSSDPHVIEKHWSHEIHPLQQLQFTIYEDDSDDSDDDRRGLICNGCVQPITVSYPSYYACIQCGFFLHSLCATKLPQNLPVGALHVHPEHSLLLQMKDKFYDIVSCGVCKYSTNGFYYHCQDCDICVDIRCAFLPARIKYKSHKHHSLVQRPSSNSTCSVTRYKNKVGMEYACETCSNFQIHISCAIVPSKMEHKYDVHPLTLKIPPFFFEGAFYCEICEERVNNQELLYHCRESEHSYHYYCGFLVSNIKLGGTIKVFIQGKPHTLALVSKRPTRKKSTYTCSLCSGFYYNLCFILECDGCGFLACLKCAQKLSRESGQIALL